In Nissabacter sp. SGAir0207, the genomic stretch GGCGCGAGCTATTTCGCCCGCTCCACCACGCTGCGACCGGAGTGCGCCATCATCGGTGAACCGACCTCGCTGAAGCCGGTGCGCGCCCATAAGGGGCACATGTCGAGCGCCATCCGCATCACCGGCCAGTCCGGCCACTCCAGCGACCCGTCGCGCGGCGTCAACGCCATCGAACTGATGCATGAGTCCATCACCCAGCTGATGGGGCTGCGCAACGCGCTGAAAGAGCGCTACCACCACGACGGCTTCGTCATTCCCTACCCGACGATGAACTTCGGCCACATCCACGGCGGCGATGCCTCCAACCGCATCTGCGCCTGCTGCGAACTGCATATGGACATGCGCCCGCTGCCGGGGCTGACGCTGTCAGACCTGAATGAGATGCTGAACCTGGCGCTCGAGCCGGTCAGCCAGCGCTGGCCGGGGCGGCTGACCGTCACTGAACTGCACCCGCCGGTGCCGGGCTATGAGTGCCCGGCGGAGCATCCGCTGGTCAAGGTGGTGGAGAAACTGCTCGGTACGCGCACCGAGATCGTCAACTACTGCACCGAGGCGCCCTTCATCCAGCAGATCTGCCCGACGCTGGTGCTCGGCCCCGGCTCCATTGAGCAGGCGCACCAGCCGGATGAGTATCTGGACATGGGCTTCATCCAGCCGACGCGCACGCTGCTAACCCAGGTGATCCACCACTTCTGCCACGGCTGACCGCCACGGCATGGCGCGCAGATTAGTCAGGCTGATAACCGGCGCGCTGTAATTAAATTTCAACAGATTTGCCGCCAAAGGGCGTTTTAGGAGTAAGGAAAACGCCGCTTTTAAGGTACATATAGGGGTAGGCTGCGCGGCCGATGACGTGATGCACGGGCGAGGCCTTACGGGTGAAAGTTACTTACAAAACAAGAAACGAGAGAAACAGGTCAGGGTCTATGAACGAACAATATTCTGCAATGCGAAGTAATGTCAGTATGCTCGGCAAACTGCTCGGTGAAACCATTAAGGAAACACTGGGCGAACACATTCTGGATCGCGTCGAAACCATCCGTAAGCTCTCCAAGTCATCCCGCGCCGGCAATGAGGAGCATCGCCAGAAACTGCTCTCCACCCTGCAAAACCTCTCCAATGAGGAGTTGTTGCCGGTCGCCCGCGCCTTCAGCCAGTTCCTTAACCTGACCAACACGGCGGAGCAGTACCACAGCATCTCGCCGAACGGCGAGGCCGCCAGCAACCCGGAGGCGCTGGCCCGTTTGCTCACGCGCCTGAAAGAGAACAGCGTCACGCAGGATCAGCTGCGCGACGCGGTGGACAACCTCTCCATTGAACTGGTGCTGACCGCGCACCCGACCGAGATCACCCGCCGCACCCTGATCCACAAGATGGTTGAGGTGAACACCTGCCTGAGCCAGCTCGACCACAACGATCTGGCCGACTACGAGCGCAACAAAATCATGCGCCGCCTGCGCCAGCTGATCGCCCAGTCCTGGCACACCGATGAGATCCGCAAACACCGCCCGTCGCCGATTGATGAGGCCAAGTGGGGCTTTGCGGTGGTGGAAAACAGCCTGTGGGAGGGCGTGCCGGCCTTCCTGCGCGAACTGAATGAGCAACTGGAGAGCGCCATCGGCTACCAACTGCCGGTGGAGGCCAACCCGGTACGCTTCACCTCCTGGATGGGTGGCGACCGCGACGGCAACCCGAACGTGACCGCCGAGATCACCCGCCGCGCCCTGCTGCTGAGCCGCTGGAAAGCCGCTGACCTGTTCCTGCGTGACATCGCGGTGCTGGTGTCGGAGTTGTCGATGTCCGAGTGCACGCCCGAACTGCGCGCCCGCGCTGGCGGCGATGAGGTACTGGAGCCGTACCGCGAGATCGTCAAGGGCGTGCGTAGCCAGCTCACCAAAACCCAGACCTATCTTGAGGCGCGCCTCAAGGGCGAGCACGCGGTGCGTCCGCATGACCTGCTGGTGCAGAACGAACAGCTGTGGGAGCCGCTCTACGCCTGCTACCAGTCGCTGCACGCCTGCGGCATGGGCATCATCGCCAACGGCCAGTTGCTGGACACCCTGCGCCGCATCCGCTGTTTCGGCGTGCCGCTGGTGCGCATCGACGTGCGTCAGGAGAGCACCCGCCACACCGAGGCGATCGCCGAGATCACCCGCTATCTGGGGCTGGGCGACTACGAAAGCTGGTCAGAGGCGGACAAGCAGGCCTTCCTGATCCGCGAACTGAACTCCAAACGCCCGCTGGTGCCGCGCCAGTGGGAGCCAAGCGCCGAGACGCTGGAGGTGCTGGAGACCTGCAAGGTGATCGCCGAGGCACCGCAAGGCTCCATCGCCGCCTATGTCATCTCGATGGCGCGCACCCCGTCGGACGTGCTGGCAGTGCAGCTGCTGCTCAAAGAGGCGGGCTGCCCATTCCAAATCCCGGTCGCGCCGCTGTTTGAGACGCTGGATGACCTGAACAACGCCGACACGGTGATGACCCAGTTGCTGAACATCGACTGGTATCGCGGCTACATTCAGGGCAAGCAGATGGTGATGATTGGCTACTCTGACTCAGCCAAGGATGCTGGCGTGATGGCGGCCTCCTGGGCGCAGTACCGCGCGCAAGAGGCGTTGCTCAACACCTGCGAAAAAGCGGGCGTGGCGCTGACCCTGTTCCACGGACGCGGCGGCTCGATTGGCCGTGGCGGCGCACCGGCCCATGCTGCCCTGCTCTCCCAGCCGCCGGGCAGCCTGAAGGGCGGCCTGCGCGTTACTGAACAAGGCGAGATGATCCGCTTCAAGTTCGGCCTGCCAGAAGTGACCATCAGCAGCCTGGCGCTCTACACCGGGGCGATTCTGGAGGCCAACTTGCTGCCGCCGCCAGAGCCAAAACCGGAGTGGCGGCGTGTCATGGATCTGCTCTCTGACGTCTCCTGCACCATGTACCGCGGCTACGTGCGGGAAAACCCGGACTTCGTGCCCTACTTCCGCGCCGCCACGCCGGAACTGGAGCTGGGCAAACTGCCGCTCGGCTCGCGCCCGGCCAAGCGTCGTCCGAATGGCGGCGTGGAAAGCCTGCGCGCCATCCCGTGGATCTTTGCCTGGACGCAGAACCGCCTGATGCTACCGGCCTGGCTGGGCGCGGGCGCGGCGCTGCAAAAAGCGGTGGAAGAGGGCAACCAGGATGAGCTGGAGACCATGTGCCGCGACTGGCCCTTCTTCTCCACGCGCATCGGGATGCTGGAGATGGTGTTCGCCAAGGCTGACCTGTGGCTGGCGGAGTACTACGACCAGCGGCTGGTGGACACGTCACTCTGGCCGCTCGGCAAGCAGCTGCGTGACCAGCTGGCCAGCGACATCAACGTGGTGCTGACCATCGCCAATGACGATCACCTGATGGCTGACCTGCCGTGGATTGCCGAATCCATCGCGCTGCGCAACGTCTACACCGACCCGCTGAACGTATTGCAGGCGGAGTTGCTGCACCGCCTGCGCCAGCAGGAGGAGTCCGATCCGCAAGTGGAACTGGCGCTGATGGTCACCATCGCGGGCGTCGCCGCCGGGATGCGCAACACTGGCTAAACGGGTGGTTGAACGGCACAGGACGCCTGCGGGCGTCCTTTTTTATGCGCCAAAAACAGCCGGGGCCGCACATGGCGGCCCCGGTGGCAAGCGGGAATCAGGCGTGGGCTGGCACCGCCGCCGGGCGGATGCCCAGCGTGTGGCAGATGGCGTAGCTCATCTCGGCGCGGTTCAGGGTGTAGAAGTGGAAATCTTTCACACCCTCACGGCTGAGGATCTTCACCATGTCCATCGCGATGTTGGCGCCCACCAGCTTGCGCGTCTCCGGGTCATCATCCAGCCCTTCGAACATGTGGGTCATCCACTGCGGCACCCGCACGTTGGTCATGGTGGCGAAGCGCTGCAATTGCTTGAAGTTGGAGACCGGCAGGATGCCCGGCACAATCTCCACATCAATGCCAGCGGTGACGCAGCGGTCACGGAAGCGCAGGTAGCTCTCCACGTCAAAGAAGAACTGGGTGATGGCGCGGCTGGCACCGGCGTCGATTTTGCGCTTCAGGTTGATCAAATCCGCCTGCGCGCTTTTTGCCTCCGGGTGCACTTCCGGGTAGGCGGCCACCGAGATGTCGAACTCCCCCACCTCTTTCAGCAGCGCCACCAGATCGGTCGCGTACATCTCCGGCTTGCCGCCGTGCGGGGGCAGGTCGCCGCGCAGGGCCACAATGTGGCGGATGCCGCTCTCCCAGTAGTCGCGGGCGATCTGGCGCAACTCGTCGCGGCTGGCGTCGATGCAGGTCAGGTGCGGGGCGGCTTCCAGCCCGGTGCGATCCTTGATCCCTTTGATGATGCTGTGGGTACGGTCGCGCTCGCCGGAGTTGGCGCCGTAGGTGACGGAGACGAATTTCGGTTTCAGGCTGCTGAGGCGGTCGATGGAGCTCCACAACGTCTCTTCCATCTCGCTGGTACGCGGCGGGAAGAACTCAAAGGAAACATTAAATTGGCCCTGAAGCTCCGACAGGCTCTGGTTCAGCGCGTCCCGTTGGTTTGCGTGGAAAAAACTCATGCCCCTACCTCATCAATCACTGCGTTGTCGTTGTCACCGCTCTCTCATCGTTAGCGTCATAAGCGTCTAGACGTCTAAACGGATGGATAGAAAATGACGGAGATTGCTCAAAGAGTCAACTGAATAATGTGTAGTTTCCGTGATTAATCTTCACGCAAGTTGAAAAAAATTCAAGGGGAAATGGGCTGGGGAAGAAAACGCCTTCGGCCGCGCTGGCAGAAGGCGTTGAAAGGATTAGAGAAGTCGCGCGAGGCGATTGAGGTCAGACTGGATGGCCCCGGCGGTGACGTCACGGCCCGCACCCGGCCCGCGGATCACCAGCGGGTTATCGCGATACCAGCGGCTCTCAATCGCGAACACATTGTCGCACGGCAGCAGCGCGGCCAGCGGGTGCTCCGGGCGCACCGCTTCCACGCCGACGCGCGCCTTGCCGTTGGCATCGAAGCGGGCGACGTAGCGCAGCACCAGCCCCATCTCGTTGGCGGCCTCCAGACGCTGCACCATCTGCTCATTCAGCGCGTCGCCGTTCTCAAAGAACTGATCCACGCTACCGGCGGCGCAGTGGGGTGGCACCAGCGACTCCACGCGCACCTGATTCGGCTCGATGTCATAGCCCGCCTCACGCGCCAGAATCACCAGCTTGCGCATCACGTCCTGACCCGAGAGATCGTCACGCGGGTCTGGCTCGGTCAGCCCCTGCTGCCACGCCTGATCCACCAGCTCGGTGAAGGGCACGGTGCCATCAAATTGCAGGAACAGCCACGACAGCGTGCCGGAGAAGATGCCGCTGAGCGCCAGAATGGAGTCACCGCTGTCACGCAGGTCACGCACCGTGTGGTTGACCGGCAGGCCCGCGCCGACCGTGGCGTTGTAGAGCCAGCGGCTGCCGGTCTTGGCGAAGGCATCGCGGATCTGGCGATAGTTGTCGCTGCACGACGCACCAGCCAGTTTGTTGGCGCTGATGACGTGGAAGCCGTAGCTGGCGAAATCCAGGTACTGGTTGGCGAGGTTCTCGCTGGCGGTGACATCCAGCACCACCAGATCGTCGTAGGGGTGGGCGCGCATCCAGAGGAACAGCGACTCCTCATCGTGCTCGCGCGCCTCATCATCAAAGAAGGCCAGCGCGCGGCTGGCGTCCAGCCCGTCGTAGCTCAGCAGGCTGCGGCGGCTGTCCACCACGCCAGCCAGCACAAACTCATAACCGCTGCGGGCAGAGATATTCTTCTGCTCCCGCGCGAACAGCTCCAGCCAGCGCGACCCGATGTTGCCTTTGCCAAACAGCATCAGGCCGATCTGCTTCTCGGCGCGGAACAGCGAGTGGTGCAGCCCTTGGATCAGGTGCTCGGTCGGGCCGACGCGCAGCACTGCCACCAGACTGATGCCATCCTCCGCCTGCCAGACAAACTCCACCGGCTGGTCTTTCAGCTCCTGATAGAAGCGGTGGCTGTGCAGCGGGTTCTTGCAGACGCCCGCCCCCACCAGCGCCACCATCGCCAGCCCCTCACGCAGGTGCAGTTGGCCCGGCAGGCCAGCATCCTCCAGTACGCGCAGGGCGCTGTTTACCACCTCGGAGGTGTAGCAGAGCTGCACCAGATTGCGATCCGGGTGCAGGCCGGTGGCCAGCGGCTTGATCTGCGCGCGCTTGAGCACCAGATCCAGCTCCCGCTGCGCCAGCGCGAAGTCATGCTGCGGCGGCACGTGGAACTCCACCAGACAGATGTCATCATGGCTGGTGACAATCTTTGCGCCGGTGCCGGAGGCCAGCACGCGCTCAATGCGGGTCGAACCCTGCTCCGGCTGATAGCTACAGCGCAGTTGCAGGTCGATGTCGCTGCCGGAGACCGGCTGTAGGGTGCGGGTGTGCAGCACCGGCGCGGCCAAGCGTGCCAGTTCGCTCGCCTCATCCAACCGCAGCAGCGGCAGCAGGCAGGCATCTTTTACCTTGCGCGGGTCGGCGCTGTAGACGCCAGCCACGTCGCTCCAGATGGTCACCCGGCTGACACCAGCCAGCGCGCCAATCTGCGTGGCAGAGTAGTCACTGCCGTTGCGGCCAAGCAGCACGGTTTCGCCCGCATCATTGCGGCAGATAAAGCCGGTCACCACCAGATACTGGTTCGGGTGTTGCACCAGCAACTGTTGCAGCAGCGGGTAGGAGCGCCCCTCGTCCACCTGTGGCTGTGCCGCCCGCTCGGCGCGCAGGAAGTCGCGCGCATCCAGCCAGGCTGCGGGGTGATCCAGCGTGTTGAGCACCGCCGCCATCAGGCGGGCCGACCAGATCTCGCCGTGGCCGACCACTTCGGCATAGACCGCGTCGGTGATGGTGCCATCCAGCAACCCCGCCAGACGCTCCAGATCATGAATGAATTGCGCCGTCAGCGCCTCGGCCTGCGCCGACGGCAACAGGCCGGCGATCAGCTCGCTCTGGTAACGGCGCAGCGCTTGCTGCACCTGATGGGCGGAGAGCCGATCGCTCTGGCTGAGTTTCAGCCAGCTAATTAGCTGGTTGGTGGTACTGCCCGCTGCCGATACCACCATCACGTCGCCCGGCCGCGCATACTCCGTCATGATCCCGGCGACGCGCAGGTAACACTTCGCATCCGCCAGGCTGCTGCCACCAAATTTGTGTAACTGCCGGCTTCCGGCCGGCGCTGCTACCGCAATTGCATTCATGTTTACCTCGTTGCCGCCGCCTGGAAGGCCTGTTCCAGATCGGCAATCAAATCTTCACTGTCTTCCAGCCCCACGGAGACGCGCAGCAGGCTGTCAGAGATCCCGGCTGCTTTACGCGCTTCTGGCGCCATGCCCGCGTGGGTCATGGTCGCGGTATGGGAGATCAGGCTCTCGACCCCGCCCAGCGACTCGGCCAGCGTGAACAGCTGCAGCGCTTTCAGGAAGCGGCGCAGCGTTGGCTCGTCGCCATCCAGCTCGAAGCTCAGCATCGCGCCAAAGCCCGACTGCTGGCGGCAGGCGATCTCATGCCCGGCATTCTCCGGCAGGGAGGGATGATACAGCTTTTTCACCAGCGGTTGCTGGGCTAAATAGTCAACGATCGCCTGCGCGTTGGCCTGCTGCTGCTTGATGCGCGGCGACAGGGTACGGATGCCGCGCAGCAACAAATAGCTGTCGAAGGCCGCGCCGGTGACGCCAATGTTATTGGCCCACCACGCCAGCTCGGTGGCCAGTGCCGGGTCTTTGGCGACTACCGCACCCGCCACCACGTCAGAGTGGCCGTTCAGGTATTTGGTGCAGGAGTGCACCACCAGATCCGCTCCCAGCGCCAGCGGCTGTTGCAGCGCCGGGCTGAGGAAGGTGTTGTCCACCACCGTCAGCGCGCCAGCCGCGTGGGCGGCCCGGCAGATTGCCTCGATGTCCACCACGCGCAGCAGTGGGTTGCTTGGGGTCTCAATCAGCACCAGTTTCGGCTGCTCCTGCAACGCCTCCGCCAGCGCCGCCTCATCACCCTGATCCACAAAACGCACCCGATACGCGCCGCGCTTGCTCAGGCTGTCAAACAGGCGGTAGCTGCCGCCGTAGCAGTCGTGCGGGGCCACCAGCAGGTCGCCGGGCTTCAGGAAGACGGTGCACACCAGGTGGATTGCCGACATGCCGCTGCTGGTCATCACCGCGCCCGCGCCGCCCTCCAATCCCGCCAGCGCGCGCTGCACCACATCGCGCGACGGGTTGCCGCGGCGAGAGTAGTCATGGGCGCGCGGCTCATTGAAGTCGGTGAAGTTGTAGGTGCTGGACAGATGGATGGGCGGGACAACGCAGCCATACTGCTCGTCATCGTTCAGGCCGCTGCGTACTGCGATGGTTGCTTGCTTATGCGTCATGTGGTCTCTCCCTGACGGGATGCTGAAGGATAGGGCCTAAAGATTAATCGCAGGCGCAATAGACGTCAATACATCTGGACATCTAAACTTCTTTGCGTATAGATTGAGCAGAGCAGGAATAACCGCTAAAATTATAGCGTTTTCAAATGTGCGTGGCATGACAGGCAGGTTTCATTCGGTCGGCGGCGCAACAGTGATGCAGCGCCAGATTGCGGCGATTTTTATCAAGATTGGTTTAGTGAGAACAGTGAAGATCGGGCATAATCAGCCGGTTTTTAGAATTTTATATTTTTCCGACAAATTTAAGGTGTCCCATGGCTGAGTGGAACGGCGAATATGTCAGCCCTTACGCTGAACACGGTAAAAAAAGCGAGCAAGTCAAAAAAATCACGGTGTCCATCCCGCTGAAAGTGCTGAAGATCCTGACGGATGAACGCACCCGTCGCCAGGTGAACAACCTGCGCCACGCCACCAACAGTGAGCTGTTGTGCGAGGCCTTCCTTCACGCCTTTACCGGCCAACCGCTGCCGAACGATGATGACCTGCGCAAAGAGCGCAGCGATGAGATCCCGGAAGAAGCGAAAGTGATGATGCGTGAACTGGGCGTGGACCCGGATACCTGGGAATATTGAGCCACACGGCGGGCCTGTCCTGCCGTGCTGCCAGCGTCGCTGGCCTCAGAAATGCAAAAAGGCGCCCAAGGGCGCCTTTTTCGTCGTA encodes the following:
- the metB gene encoding cystathionine gamma-synthase, with the translated sequence MTHKQATIAVRSGLNDDEQYGCVVPPIHLSSTYNFTDFNEPRAHDYSRRGNPSRDVVQRALAGLEGGAGAVMTSSGMSAIHLVCTVFLKPGDLLVAPHDCYGGSYRLFDSLSKRGAYRVRFVDQGDEAALAEALQEQPKLVLIETPSNPLLRVVDIEAICRAAHAAGALTVVDNTFLSPALQQPLALGADLVVHSCTKYLNGHSDVVAGAVVAKDPALATELAWWANNIGVTGAAFDSYLLLRGIRTLSPRIKQQQANAQAIVDYLAQQPLVKKLYHPSLPENAGHEIACRQQSGFGAMLSFELDGDEPTLRRFLKALQLFTLAESLGGVESLISHTATMTHAGMAPEARKAAGISDSLLRVSVGLEDSEDLIADLEQAFQAAATR
- the metJ gene encoding met regulon transcriptional regulator MetJ, with the translated sequence MAEWNGEYVSPYAEHGKKSEQVKKITVSIPLKVLKILTDERTRRQVNNLRHATNSELLCEAFLHAFTGQPLPNDDDLRKERSDEIPEEAKVMMRELGVDPDTWEY
- the argE gene encoding acetylornithine deacetylase, translating into MKMKLPPFIELYRALIATPSISATDSALDQSNEGLITLLAGWFRDLGFEVDIQPVPDTHNKFNMIASIGSGSGGLLLAGHTDTVPFDDGRWTRDPFTLTEHENRLYGLGTADMKGFFAFILDALRDIDLSKLNKPLYILATADEETTMAGASYFARSTTLRPECAIIGEPTSLKPVRAHKGHMSSAIRITGQSGHSSDPSRGVNAIELMHESITQLMGLRNALKERYHHDGFVIPYPTMNFGHIHGGDASNRICACCELHMDMRPLPGLTLSDLNEMLNLALEPVSQRWPGRLTVTELHPPVPGYECPAEHPLVKVVEKLLGTRTEIVNYCTEAPFIQQICPTLVLGPGSIEQAHQPDEYLDMGFIQPTRTLLTQVIHHFCHG
- the ppc gene encoding phosphoenolpyruvate carboxylase; translation: MNEQYSAMRSNVSMLGKLLGETIKETLGEHILDRVETIRKLSKSSRAGNEEHRQKLLSTLQNLSNEELLPVARAFSQFLNLTNTAEQYHSISPNGEAASNPEALARLLTRLKENSVTQDQLRDAVDNLSIELVLTAHPTEITRRTLIHKMVEVNTCLSQLDHNDLADYERNKIMRRLRQLIAQSWHTDEIRKHRPSPIDEAKWGFAVVENSLWEGVPAFLRELNEQLESAIGYQLPVEANPVRFTSWMGGDRDGNPNVTAEITRRALLLSRWKAADLFLRDIAVLVSELSMSECTPELRARAGGDEVLEPYREIVKGVRSQLTKTQTYLEARLKGEHAVRPHDLLVQNEQLWEPLYACYQSLHACGMGIIANGQLLDTLRRIRCFGVPLVRIDVRQESTRHTEAIAEITRYLGLGDYESWSEADKQAFLIRELNSKRPLVPRQWEPSAETLEVLETCKVIAEAPQGSIAAYVISMARTPSDVLAVQLLLKEAGCPFQIPVAPLFETLDDLNNADTVMTQLLNIDWYRGYIQGKQMVMIGYSDSAKDAGVMAASWAQYRAQEALLNTCEKAGVALTLFHGRGGSIGRGGAPAHAALLSQPPGSLKGGLRVTEQGEMIRFKFGLPEVTISSLALYTGAILEANLLPPPEPKPEWRRVMDLLSDVSCTMYRGYVRENPDFVPYFRAATPELELGKLPLGSRPAKRRPNGGVESLRAIPWIFAWTQNRLMLPAWLGAGAALQKAVEEGNQDELETMCRDWPFFSTRIGMLEMVFAKADLWLAEYYDQRLVDTSLWPLGKQLRDQLASDINVVLTIANDDHLMADLPWIAESIALRNVYTDPLNVLQAELLHRLRQQEESDPQVELALMVTIAGVAAGMRNTG
- the metF gene encoding methylenetetrahydrofolate reductase, whose translation is MSFFHANQRDALNQSLSELQGQFNVSFEFFPPRTSEMEETLWSSIDRLSSLKPKFVSVTYGANSGERDRTHSIIKGIKDRTGLEAAPHLTCIDASRDELRQIARDYWESGIRHIVALRGDLPPHGGKPEMYATDLVALLKEVGEFDISVAAYPEVHPEAKSAQADLINLKRKIDAGASRAITQFFFDVESYLRFRDRCVTAGIDVEIVPGILPVSNFKQLQRFATMTNVRVPQWMTHMFEGLDDDPETRKLVGANIAMDMVKILSREGVKDFHFYTLNRAEMSYAICHTLGIRPAAVPAHA
- a CDS encoding bifunctional aspartate kinase/homoserine dehydrogenase II codes for the protein MNAIAVAAPAGSRQLHKFGGSSLADAKCYLRVAGIMTEYARPGDVMVVSAAGSTTNQLISWLKLSQSDRLSAHQVQQALRRYQSELIAGLLPSAQAEALTAQFIHDLERLAGLLDGTITDAVYAEVVGHGEIWSARLMAAVLNTLDHPAAWLDARDFLRAERAAQPQVDEGRSYPLLQQLLVQHPNQYLVVTGFICRNDAGETVLLGRNGSDYSATQIGALAGVSRVTIWSDVAGVYSADPRKVKDACLLPLLRLDEASELARLAAPVLHTRTLQPVSGSDIDLQLRCSYQPEQGSTRIERVLASGTGAKIVTSHDDICLVEFHVPPQHDFALAQRELDLVLKRAQIKPLATGLHPDRNLVQLCYTSEVVNSALRVLEDAGLPGQLHLREGLAMVALVGAGVCKNPLHSHRFYQELKDQPVEFVWQAEDGISLVAVLRVGPTEHLIQGLHHSLFRAEKQIGLMLFGKGNIGSRWLELFAREQKNISARSGYEFVLAGVVDSRRSLLSYDGLDASRALAFFDDEAREHDEESLFLWMRAHPYDDLVVLDVTASENLANQYLDFASYGFHVISANKLAGASCSDNYRQIRDAFAKTGSRWLYNATVGAGLPVNHTVRDLRDSGDSILALSGIFSGTLSWLFLQFDGTVPFTELVDQAWQQGLTEPDPRDDLSGQDVMRKLVILAREAGYDIEPNQVRVESLVPPHCAAGSVDQFFENGDALNEQMVQRLEAANEMGLVLRYVARFDANGKARVGVEAVRPEHPLAALLPCDNVFAIESRWYRDNPLVIRGPGAGRDVTAGAIQSDLNRLARLL